From Anopheles merus strain MAF unplaced genomic scaffold, AmerM5.1 LNR4000198, whole genome shotgun sequence, a single genomic window includes:
- the LOC121601832 gene encoding uncharacterized protein LOC121601832 yields MNNTAYDSGYNAETICPCRRCLGQCVVLCMIRQFSSILKRGFTRNHLRTSPEAVRRRVELYQHKTPEAQLTPGAPIAPDGVERARSQRPGQEFNPSDHYPLPHNSCSSNRTKPTALLIAVKFPGRRKNPTNSG; encoded by the exons ATGAACAACACAGCATACGACAGCGG ATATAATGCAGAAACGATATGTCCCTGCCGCAGGTGTTTGGGACAGTGCGTTGTGTTATGTATGATTCG CCAATTTTCCTCTATCCTGAAACGTGGGTTTACGAGGAACCATTTAAGAACATCTCCGGAAGCTGTACGACGACGAGTCGAGCTCTACCAGCACAAAACGCCAGAGGCCCAGCTGACACCGGGTGCCCCGATTGCGCCAGACGGTGTCGAGCGCGCTCGTTCACAACGTCCGGGGCAGGAATTCAACCCTTCGGATCATTATCCTCTGCCTCACaatagctgcagcagcaacaggaccAAACCGACCGCACTACTGATTGCGGTCAAATTTCCTGGCAGGAGAAAAAATCCCACAA